A segment of the Streptomyces sp. P9-A2 genome:
CGGTGTCTCAGGGGGAGCGCCGCGCCCCACGCGGGTGGTCCCCCGCACGGGTGTCCGCACCCCGCCCGGGGCGTGCCCGGGGCCGTCTTCCTGCCGGGCGGTGCCCGGACAGGTACCGGGGCGGACGCCCGGACCGACGCGCGCCCCGGCCGGACGGGAACCGGCCGGGGCGCGCGCCGGTGTGTTCTCCGGGTCAGGCCCGGAACGTCGGCACCAGGCGCCCCGGGCGACGGCGGCGTACGGTCCCGCGGTGGCCGCGGCCCCGGCCGCGGGGCGCGCCCTCGCGTCCGTCCAGCTGGATCCAGATCCGTACCTCGGTTCCGCCGAGCATCGACGAGCCGATGCGGACGTCCCCTCCGGTGGCCTCCGCGAGACGGCGCACTATGTCCAGGCCGAGCCCGGTGGAGCCGTCGTTGCCGGAGCCCCGGCCGCGGGCCATCGCCGCCTGGGGGTCGGGTATGCCGGGACCCGCGTCGGAGACGAGCACGATCACCGCGTCCTCGCCGTTGTGCACGTCGACCGCGAAGGCGGTGCCCTCGGGGGTGTGCCGGAAAACGTTGCCGAGCAGGGCGTCGAGGGCGGCGGCCAGATCGGCGCGGGCCACGGGGATGCGTACGGGGGTGTCCGCGCCGGCCACCCGCCAGGTACGGCCCTCGTCCTCGGCGAGCGCCGACCAGAACACCATCCGCTCCCGGACCACTTCGGCCGCGTCGCAGCCGGCGCCGGGGCCGGCGGCTGCCGTCTGCGGTTTGGCGTCCCGCGCGGTGCGGATGATGATGTCGACCTCGCGCTCCAGTTGTTCCACCGCCGCGCGGGTCTGTTCGGCGGCCGGTCCGTCGCCGAGCGAGGCTGCGTTCAGCCGCAGCACGGTCAGCGGGGTGCGCAGCCGGTGGGAGAGATCGGCGGCCAGTTCCCGCTCGTTGGCGAGGAGTTGTACGACCTGGTCGGCCATGGAGTTGAACGCCACGGCCGCCAGCCGCAGTTCGGTCGGCCCCTTCTCCGGCACCCGCGCACCCAGTTTGCCCTCCCCCAGTTCGTGCGCGCCCTCGACCAGCCGTTGCGCGGGCCGCACCATCCGTACGCCCAGCCGGTCGGCGACCGCGACCGAGCCGAGGACGAGGGCGGCGCCGACCGCCGCGAGCACCGCCCAGGCCGTGCCCACCCCGTTGGTGACCTCGGACTCGGGGACGTACACCTCGACCACGGCGATCTCGCCGCTGCTGAGCGCGACCGGCTGGAGCAGCGCGGAGCCGCCGGACACCGGGGAGGTGGAGACGCGCCCCAGGTTCCGTACCGCCTCGATGTCCTCGGCGGTGGCGTGCCGGCGGCCGATGTCGAGGGGCTTCTCGCCGTCCGCCGCGGGGATGTGCACGGCCATCCCGGCATCGGACCCGCCGGAACCGGCGGAGGCGACGACGCGTTCGAGCTGGCCGCGGTCGGTGGTGATGGACAGCGCGGGGGCAACCGCGGCGGCTTCCCGTTCGGCGTTGGAGAAGGCGCGGTCGCGGGCCATCTCGCGGATGACCAGACCGAGCGGCACCGCGAAGGCGACCACGACCATCGCGGTCACCGCCACGGACACCTTCACCAGGGCCCACCTCATCGCGGCTGCTCCGCTCCGGGGACCTGAGCGGCGGGCGGCTCCAGTTTCACGCCGACGCCCCGCAGGGTGTGCAGATAGCGCGGCCGGGCGGCCGTCTCCCCCAGTTTCCGGCGCAGCCAGGAGAGATGGACGTCGATGGTCTGGTCGTCGCCGTACGACTGCTGCCACACCTCGGCGAGGAGTTCCCGGCGGGCGACGACGACACCTGGCCGCCCGGCGAGGAAGGCGAGGAGATCGAACTCACGCCGGGTCAGGTCGAGCCGTACGCCGTCGAGTTCGGCCTGGCGGCGCAGCGGGTCGACGGTCAGTCCGCCGACCCGGATCACCGGGGACGGCGCGGCCTGACCCGCGAGGGAACGGGCCCGGCGCAGGACGGCCGCCATGCGGGCCGAGAGGTGTTCCACCGAGAAGGGCTTGGTCAGGTAGTCGTCCGCGCCGGCGTTCAGCAGCCGTACGATCTCCGCCTCGTCGTCCCGCGCGGTGGCGATGATCACCGGCACGTCCGTGATGCCGCGCAGCATCTTCAGTGCCTCGGAGCCGTCCAGGTCGGGCAGCCCGAGGTCCAGGATGACGACGTCGAAACGGAAATGGGCGACCTCGCGCAGCGCCTCCAGCGCCGTCCCCACACTGCGCACGGTGTGCGCGGCATCGGTCAACTGCCGGATGAGCGCCGAGCGTACGAACGGGTCGTCCTCGACCACGAGAACACTTGCCATGGGCGGCACCGTACGCCATGCCGGGCGGGCCGGCGGCGGCCTGTGGACAACTCCGGATCCCGGAGGGGACGCGACACCCGTGGGGCGGGTGAGGCAGTATGGCCGGCGATGCGCAGAGGACTCGTACACCTGTTGGCCTGGCTGCTCGCCACGGGCGCGGCGGTCACGCTGTCGTGGTGGGGGGTGCACACCGTGATGGCGGGCACCGCCTACGACCCTCCGCGTGCG
Coding sequences within it:
- a CDS encoding sensor histidine kinase; the encoded protein is MRWALVKVSVAVTAMVVVAFAVPLGLVIREMARDRAFSNAEREAAAVAPALSITTDRGQLERVVASAGSGGSDAGMAVHIPAADGEKPLDIGRRHATAEDIEAVRNLGRVSTSPVSGGSALLQPVALSSGEIAVVEVYVPESEVTNGVGTAWAVLAAVGAALVLGSVAVADRLGVRMVRPAQRLVEGAHELGEGKLGARVPEKGPTELRLAAVAFNSMADQVVQLLANERELAADLSHRLRTPLTVLRLNAASLGDGPAAEQTRAAVEQLEREVDIIIRTARDAKPQTAAAGPGAGCDAAEVVRERMVFWSALAEDEGRTWRVAGADTPVRIPVARADLAAALDALLGNVFRHTPEGTAFAVDVHNGEDAVIVLVSDAGPGIPDPQAAMARGRGSGNDGSTGLGLDIVRRLAEATGGDVRIGSSMLGGTEVRIWIQLDGREGAPRGRGRGHRGTVRRRRPGRLVPTFRA
- a CDS encoding response regulator transcription factor — translated: MASVLVVEDDPFVRSALIRQLTDAAHTVRSVGTALEALREVAHFRFDVVILDLGLPDLDGSEALKMLRGITDVPVIIATARDDEAEIVRLLNAGADDYLTKPFSVEHLSARMAAVLRRARSLAGQAAPSPVIRVGGLTVDPLRRQAELDGVRLDLTRREFDLLAFLAGRPGVVVARRELLAEVWQQSYGDDQTIDVHLSWLRRKLGETAARPRYLHTLRGVGVKLEPPAAQVPGAEQPR